A single genomic interval of Pelagerythrobacter marensis harbors:
- a CDS encoding class I SAM-dependent methyltransferase encodes MTDKLEWEGRAGRSWASEWRRTDRSFAALTERLLDAALDRPFVRALDIGCGAGEVSLALASRRSEAQVVGVDVSEELLAVARRRGEDAGNVAFELGDAGQWSRPGFAPDLLVSRHGVMFFPDPVAAFSHLAAISAPGADLVFSCFRPAAENAWASGLASLLPPGMGAPPPPGQPGPFAFADPALVGDILTRAGWRDPTFDAVDFPYVAGEGSDPVEDALSYFLVIGPAARASAQMEAAERADFVARLRAFLAERVESGRIAFAGAAWLVRARAPA; translated from the coding sequence ATGACGGACAAGCTGGAATGGGAAGGGCGCGCCGGGCGCAGCTGGGCGAGCGAATGGCGCCGCACCGATCGCAGTTTTGCGGCGCTCACCGAACGCTTGCTCGACGCCGCTCTCGACCGGCCTTTCGTGCGCGCGCTCGATATCGGCTGCGGGGCGGGGGAGGTGTCGCTCGCGCTGGCCTCTCGTCGATCCGAAGCGCAGGTCGTCGGCGTCGATGTCAGCGAGGAATTGCTGGCCGTGGCCCGCCGTCGCGGCGAAGACGCGGGCAATGTCGCGTTCGAACTGGGCGATGCCGGCCAGTGGTCGCGCCCCGGTTTTGCGCCCGACTTGCTCGTTTCGCGCCACGGGGTGATGTTCTTTCCCGATCCGGTCGCCGCGTTTTCCCATCTCGCCGCGATCTCCGCGCCCGGCGCCGATCTCGTTTTCAGCTGTTTTCGCCCCGCGGCGGAAAACGCCTGGGCGAGCGGTCTGGCATCGCTCCTGCCCCCGGGAATGGGCGCACCCCCGCCGCCCGGCCAGCCCGGCCCCTTCGCCTTTGCCGATCCGGCCCTGGTCGGCGATATCCTGACCCGCGCAGGCTGGCGCGATCCGACGTTCGACGCCGTCGATTTCCCTTATGTCGCGGGCGAAGGGAGCGATCCGGTGGAAGATGCGCTGTCCTATTTCCTCGTCATCGGCCCGGCCGCGCGTGCATCGGCGCAGATGGAGGCGGCGGAGCGCGCGGATTTCGTCGCGCGGTTGCGCGCCTTTCTGGCCGAACGGGTCGAGAGCGGACGCATTGCGTTCGCCGGTGCCGCCTGGCTGGTCCGCGCCCGGGCACCCGCCTAG
- a CDS encoding cation:proton antiporter has protein sequence MAGEIAPTPALSDALVILGAAGIVIPVFTRFRITPVIGFILIGIAVGPFGLGKLVYEYPWLGHVTISDPEGLEPFAEFGIILLLFSIGLELSFNRLWQLRKLVFGLGALELLIIGSCLAVALSMMGQYWTGAIGLGLALALSSTAIVLPISGTHSPVGRAALAMLLFEDIAIVPIIFMLGAMAPNAQAEGWEGLVDTLWQGGLVVAVLLIVGRIALPRLFAQAARTKSPELFLAASLLVVIGASLATAMVGLSPIVGALIAGLLIAETEYHGEIETIMEPFKGLALGVFLITVGMSIDLATIWDNLGAIALAVVLVLSFKALITGVLLRMMGARRGTAAETGVLMASPSETTLIVLTAASSALLIQPGTAQFWQIVTAIGLTITPILAKLGRAIARRVDGVPDVPAEPDGEARVIIVGAGRVGLLVADMLKVHEKPYVALDSNSDLVARAKREGYYAIFADASRRDTLQRLNLDSAQALVLTMDEPVLAQRLVAKVRKQYPDLLIVARARDSIHAAELYRAGASHAVPETLESSLQLSEAVLVDIGVAMGPVIASIHQKRDELREQIQKDGALERKPKLRTGPVEAT, from the coding sequence ATGGCAGGCGAAATCGCTCCCACTCCCGCGCTATCGGATGCACTGGTGATCCTCGGCGCGGCCGGGATCGTCATTCCGGTCTTCACGCGGTTTCGCATCACCCCGGTGATCGGCTTCATCCTGATCGGCATTGCGGTCGGCCCCTTCGGGCTGGGCAAGCTGGTCTACGAATATCCGTGGCTGGGGCACGTAACGATCAGCGACCCGGAGGGGCTGGAGCCTTTCGCGGAATTCGGAATTATCCTCCTGCTGTTCTCAATCGGTCTCGAATTGTCGTTCAACCGATTGTGGCAATTGCGAAAACTCGTCTTCGGTCTCGGCGCGCTCGAACTGCTGATAATCGGCAGCTGTCTGGCGGTCGCGCTGTCGATGATGGGGCAGTACTGGACCGGCGCGATCGGGCTGGGGCTGGCGCTGGCGCTGTCCTCCACCGCGATCGTTCTGCCAATTTCGGGCACCCACAGCCCGGTGGGCCGCGCGGCGCTGGCCATGCTGCTGTTCGAGGATATCGCGATCGTGCCGATCATCTTCATGCTCGGCGCGATGGCCCCCAATGCCCAGGCCGAAGGGTGGGAGGGGCTTGTCGATACGCTGTGGCAGGGCGGCCTGGTGGTCGCCGTGCTGCTGATCGTCGGGCGCATCGCCCTGCCCCGCCTGTTCGCCCAGGCGGCCCGGACCAAGAGCCCGGAGCTGTTCCTCGCCGCCAGCCTGCTGGTGGTGATCGGCGCCAGCCTGGCAACCGCGATGGTCGGCCTGTCGCCCATCGTCGGCGCGCTGATCGCTGGCCTGCTGATCGCCGAAACCGAATACCACGGCGAGATCGAGACGATCATGGAACCGTTCAAGGGCCTGGCCCTGGGCGTGTTCCTGATCACCGTGGGCATGAGCATCGACCTGGCCACGATCTGGGACAACCTGGGGGCGATCGCCCTGGCGGTGGTGCTGGTGCTCAGCTTCAAGGCGCTGATCACGGGCGTGCTGCTGCGGATGATGGGCGCGCGGCGCGGCACCGCGGCGGAAACCGGCGTGCTGATGGCCAGCCCGTCGGAAACCACGCTGATCGTGCTGACTGCGGCCAGCTCGGCGCTGCTGATCCAGCCCGGCACGGCACAGTTCTGGCAGATCGTGACCGCCATCGGCCTGACCATCACGCCGATCCTGGCCAAGCTGGGCCGCGCGATCGCCCGCCGGGTGGACGGCGTGCCCGACGTGCCGGCCGAACCCGACGGCGAAGCGCGGGTCATCATCGTCGGCGCCGGCCGTGTCGGGCTGCTCGTGGCCGACATGCTCAAGGTCCACGAAAAGCCCTATGTCGCGCTCGATTCCAATTCCGATCTCGTCGCGCGCGCGAAGCGCGAAGGCTACTACGCCATCTTCGCCGATGCTTCCCGCCGCGATACCTTGCAGCGGCTGAACCTCGACAGCGCGCAGGCGCTGGTGCTGACGATGGACGAGCCGGTCCTGGCGCAGCGGCTGGTGGCGAAAGTGCGCAAGCAATATCCCGACCTGCTGATCGTCGCGCGCGCGCGCGATTCGATCCATGCCGCCGAACTCTATCGCGCCGGTGCCAGCCATGCCGTGCCGGAGACGCTGGAAAGCTCGCTCCAGCTTTCGGAAGCGGTGCTGGTCGATATCGGGGTGGCGATGGGGCCGGTGATCGCCTCGATCCACCAGAAGCGCGACGAGCTGCGCGAGCAGATCCAGAAGGATGGCGCGCTGGAGCGCAAGCCCAAGCTGCGGACCGGCCCGGTCGAAGCGACCTGA
- a CDS encoding bifunctional GNAT family N-acetyltransferase/carbon-nitrogen hydrolase family protein: MPAYTHGEIRGQINNFPEGCFVALLDEEVVGYCATMQIAEALAFQEHTWDEITGNGFGSRHDPTGDWLYGYEMCVDPKVRGVRIGRRLYEERRALAEERDLAGIVFAGRMPNYRRSKRKVEGPEDYLEQVVAGRLHDPVLRFQLANGFEPERIIRGYLPEDKKSEANAVMMVWHNPYVERDQPVKKRLPRGVEAVRVATCQLQARAVSDYAEFLRAIEYFVDVASDYESDFIVFPEMFTLQLLSFEDKVLSPVEAIARLSEYTPRLKTDLSDMAMRYNINIVAGSHPTRMDDDDIHNVAYVCLRDGSVHEQEKIHPTPNERYWWNIRGGDSIDVIPTDCGPIGVLICYDSEFPELARRLADEGARIIFVPFCTDSRQGYLRVRYCGQARAIENQCFVVLSGNVGNLPNVANMDIQYAQSCILTPCDFPFARDGIAAEASENVETLTISDINLADLSWARAEGTVRNLADRRFDLYRIEWDEAGKHPGKPRPRREPLGPHTVGGG; this comes from the coding sequence ATGCCCGCCTATACCCACGGCGAGATCCGCGGGCAGATCAACAATTTCCCCGAAGGCTGTTTCGTCGCTCTGCTCGACGAGGAGGTCGTCGGATATTGCGCGACGATGCAGATCGCCGAGGCGCTGGCATTCCAGGAGCACACCTGGGACGAAATCACCGGCAACGGCTTCGGCAGCCGGCACGATCCCACCGGCGACTGGCTCTATGGCTACGAGATGTGCGTCGATCCCAAAGTGCGCGGCGTGCGCATCGGCCGGCGCCTCTACGAAGAACGGCGCGCGCTCGCCGAGGAACGCGACCTGGCGGGAATAGTCTTCGCCGGGCGAATGCCGAACTATCGCCGCAGCAAGCGGAAGGTGGAGGGGCCCGAGGACTATCTCGAACAGGTCGTGGCCGGGCGCCTGCACGATCCGGTCCTGCGCTTCCAGCTCGCCAACGGGTTCGAGCCGGAACGGATCATCCGCGGCTATCTGCCCGAGGACAAGAAGTCCGAAGCCAACGCGGTGATGATGGTCTGGCACAATCCCTACGTGGAGCGCGACCAGCCGGTGAAGAAGCGCCTGCCGCGCGGGGTGGAGGCGGTGCGCGTGGCGACCTGCCAGCTCCAGGCGCGGGCCGTTTCCGACTATGCCGAATTTCTTCGCGCGATCGAATATTTCGTCGATGTCGCAAGCGATTACGAATCGGACTTCATCGTTTTTCCCGAAATGTTCACGCTCCAGCTGCTCAGTTTCGAGGACAAAGTGCTGTCGCCGGTCGAGGCCATCGCCCGGCTTTCGGAATATACGCCGCGGCTCAAGACCGACCTGTCGGACATGGCCATGCGCTACAACATCAACATCGTCGCCGGGTCGCACCCCACCCGGATGGACGACGACGACATCCACAACGTCGCCTATGTCTGCCTGCGCGACGGATCGGTGCACGAGCAGGAGAAGATCCACCCGACCCCGAACGAGCGCTATTGGTGGAACATTCGCGGCGGCGATTCGATCGACGTCATCCCGACCGACTGCGGTCCGATCGGGGTCCTGATCTGCTACGACAGCGAGTTTCCCGAACTGGCCCGGCGCCTGGCGGACGAAGGCGCGCGGATCATCTTCGTCCCGTTCTGCACCGACAGCCGCCAGGGGTATCTGCGCGTGCGCTATTGCGGGCAGGCGCGGGCGATCGAGAACCAGTGCTTCGTCGTCCTGTCGGGCAATGTCGGCAACCTGCCCAATGTCGCCAATATGGATATCCAGTACGCGCAGAGCTGCATCCTGACGCCGTGCGATTTCCCCTTCGCGCGCGACGGCATCGCGGCGGAGGCGAGCGAGAATGTCGAAACGCTGACGATCAGCGACATCAACCTGGCCGACCTGTCGTGGGCGCGCGCCGAAGGGACGGTGCGCAATCTCGCCGACCGGCGGTTCGACCTCTACCGGATCGAATGGGACGAGGCCGGCAAGCACCCCGGCAAGCCGCGGCCCCGGCGCGAGCCGCTCGGGCCGCACACCGTCGGCGGCGGCTGA
- the cpdR gene encoding cell cycle two-component system response regulator CpdR — translation MTTTDRLRILLAEDEEAMRDYLASALHNAGYDVVAVDRGTKAVPLLESQHFDLLLSDIVMPEMDGIELAQRCNEISPRTKVMFITGFAAVTLKASRDQPQAKVLSKPFHLRDLVLEVERVFEDRLHATV, via the coding sequence ATGACCACGACCGACCGCCTCAGAATCCTTCTCGCCGAAGACGAGGAGGCCATGCGCGACTATCTCGCCAGCGCGCTGCACAATGCCGGATACGACGTGGTGGCGGTCGATCGCGGAACGAAGGCCGTTCCACTGCTCGAATCGCAGCACTTCGACTTGCTCCTGTCCGACATCGTGATGCCGGAAATGGACGGGATCGAGCTGGCCCAGCGGTGCAACGAGATCAGCCCGCGCACCAAGGTCATGTTCATCACCGGTTTTGCCGCCGTCACGCTGAAGGCCAGCCGCGACCAGCCGCAGGCGAAAGTGCTGTCGAAACCGTTCCACTTGCGCGACCTCGTGCTGGAAGTGGAACGCGTGTTCGAAGACCGCCTGCACGCCACCGTCTGA
- the alaS gene encoding alanine--tRNA ligase, translating into MTSTNDIRRSFIDYFAGHGHTAVPSAPLVPYNDPTLMFVNAGMVPFKNVFTGLETPPGPTAVSSQKCVRAGGKHNDLDNVGYTARHHTFFEMLGNFSFGDYFKEQAIEHAWTLLTKEWGLSAERLTATVFHTDDEAFDLWRKISGLPEDRIIRIATSDNFWSMGETGPCGPCSEVFYDHGDHIPGGPPGSPDEDGDRFIEIWNLVFMQFEQSADGTRADLPKPSIDTGMGLERIAAVMQGVHDNYDTDTFRELIAASESLTGVAAEGDRQASHRVIADHLRSSGFLMADGVLPSNEGRGYVLRRIMRRAMRHAHLLGAEQPLMHRLVPALVTEMGQAYPELQRGQALIEEVLEREETQFRRTLEKGLRLLDEETAGLGEGGELEGETAFKLYDTYGFPYDLTEDALRARGIGVDRAGFEAAMERQKAAARAAWKGSGEAADGELWFDIAEREGSTEFTGYTATEGEGRVVAIVRDGAEVSSAAAGEDVIVLTNQTPFYGESGGQSGDAGTIFTPEGLKIAVSDTSKPLGRLHAHHGRIESGEVAVGDSVHMTVDAERRDRIRANHSATHLVHAALRNRLGSHVTQKGSLVAAERFRFDFSHPRPLSAEDIAAVEAEVNAEIRANETVQTRLMSPDEAVEAGALALFGEKYGDEVRVLSMGRKGKGDDGKERNYSVELCGGTHVRATGDIGLFRIVSESAVSSGVRRIEALTGEAARQWLVGREEALKSVAGTLKTAPDEVEARVAALVEERKRLERELADARKQLALGGGGGAGAPAQGAAEEEVAGVKFSGQVLDGLDAKELRGLLDEAKKRLGSGIAAAVAVNGGRAAIAVAVTDDLTPRYDAIALVRRGVEALGGKGGGGRPDMAQGGGPDGSAAGAAIAAVRSAIEEAVSA; encoded by the coding sequence ATGACCTCGACCAACGACATACGCCGGTCCTTCATCGACTATTTCGCCGGCCACGGCCACACCGCGGTGCCCAGCGCGCCGCTGGTGCCTTACAACGATCCCACGCTGATGTTCGTCAACGCCGGGATGGTGCCGTTCAAGAACGTGTTCACCGGGCTGGAAACGCCGCCCGGACCGACCGCGGTCAGCAGCCAGAAATGCGTTCGCGCCGGGGGCAAACACAACGATCTCGACAATGTCGGCTATACCGCGCGCCATCACACGTTCTTCGAGATGCTGGGCAATTTCTCGTTCGGCGATTATTTCAAGGAACAGGCGATCGAACATGCCTGGACCCTGCTGACGAAGGAATGGGGCCTGTCGGCCGAGCGGCTGACGGCAACGGTTTTCCATACCGACGACGAGGCGTTCGACCTCTGGCGCAAGATTTCCGGTCTGCCCGAAGACCGGATCATCCGCATCGCCACCAGCGACAATTTCTGGTCGATGGGCGAAACGGGCCCCTGCGGACCGTGCAGCGAAGTGTTCTACGATCACGGCGACCATATCCCCGGCGGACCGCCCGGCTCGCCCGACGAGGACGGGGACCGGTTCATCGAGATCTGGAACCTCGTGTTCATGCAGTTCGAACAGTCGGCCGACGGCACGCGCGCCGATCTGCCCAAGCCGAGCATCGACACCGGCATGGGGCTGGAGCGGATCGCCGCGGTCATGCAGGGCGTGCACGACAATTACGATACCGATACCTTCCGCGAACTGATCGCGGCGAGCGAAAGCCTGACCGGCGTTGCGGCCGAAGGCGACCGCCAGGCGAGCCACCGGGTGATCGCCGATCACTTGCGTTCCAGCGGGTTTCTTATGGCGGACGGCGTCCTCCCGTCGAACGAGGGGCGCGGCTATGTCCTGCGCCGGATCATGCGCCGCGCGATGCGCCACGCGCACCTGCTGGGCGCCGAACAGCCGCTGATGCACCGCCTGGTGCCCGCGCTGGTGACCGAGATGGGCCAGGCCTATCCCGAGTTGCAGCGCGGCCAGGCGCTGATCGAGGAAGTGCTGGAGCGCGAGGAAACGCAGTTCCGCCGCACGCTGGAAAAGGGTCTGCGCCTGCTCGACGAGGAAACCGCCGGGCTGGGCGAGGGCGGGGAGCTGGAAGGCGAAACGGCGTTCAAGCTCTACGACACTTACGGTTTCCCTTACGACCTGACCGAAGATGCCCTGCGCGCGCGCGGCATCGGGGTCGATCGCGCCGGCTTCGAGGCTGCGATGGAGCGCCAGAAGGCCGCCGCGCGCGCGGCCTGGAAAGGCTCGGGCGAAGCGGCCGATGGCGAGCTGTGGTTCGACATTGCCGAGCGCGAGGGCAGCACGGAGTTCACCGGCTACACGGCGACCGAGGGCGAGGGGCGGGTCGTTGCGATCGTGCGCGACGGAGCCGAAGTGTCCAGCGCCGCCGCGGGCGAGGATGTGATCGTCCTCACCAACCAGACCCCGTTCTATGGCGAGAGCGGCGGCCAGTCGGGCGACGCGGGAACGATCTTTACTCCCGAGGGGCTGAAGATCGCGGTTTCCGATACCTCGAAGCCGCTCGGCCGCCTCCACGCCCATCACGGGCGGATCGAGAGCGGCGAAGTGGCCGTGGGCGACAGCGTGCACATGACGGTCGATGCCGAGCGGCGCGACCGGATTCGCGCCAACCATTCGGCGACGCACCTCGTCCATGCCGCGCTGCGCAACCGGCTCGGCAGCCATGTGACGCAGAAGGGCTCGCTGGTCGCGGCCGAACGCTTCCGTTTCGACTTCTCGCATCCGCGCCCGCTCAGCGCCGAGGATATCGCGGCGGTCGAGGCCGAGGTGAATGCGGAAATCCGGGCCAACGAAACGGTCCAGACGCGCCTGATGAGCCCGGACGAGGCTGTCGAGGCGGGCGCGCTCGCGCTGTTCGGCGAAAAGTACGGCGACGAAGTGCGCGTGCTGTCGATGGGCCGCAAGGGCAAGGGCGACGACGGGAAGGAACGCAACTATTCGGTCGAGCTGTGCGGCGGCACCCATGTCCGCGCCACCGGCGACATCGGCCTGTTCCGCATCGTTTCCGAAAGCGCAGTGTCCTCCGGCGTGAGGCGAATCGAGGCACTGACCGGCGAGGCCGCGCGGCAATGGCTGGTCGGGCGCGAAGAAGCGCTCAAATCGGTTGCAGGCACGCTAAAGACGGCCCCTGACGAGGTGGAGGCGCGGGTCGCGGCCCTGGTGGAGGAGCGCAAGCGGCTCGAGCGGGAGCTGGCCGATGCGCGCAAGCAACTGGCGCTCGGCGGCGGCGGCGGAGCGGGCGCGCCGGCGCAAGGCGCGGCCGAGGAAGAAGTCGCGGGGGTGAAGTTCTCCGGCCAGGTGCTCGATGGCCTCGACGCCAAGGAACTGCGCGGATTGCTCGACGAGGCGAAGAAGCGCCTGGGTTCGGGCATCGCCGCGGCCGTGGCGGTCAACGGCGGGCGCGCCGCGATCGCCGTTGCCGTCACCGACGACCTGACGCCGCGTTACGACGCCATTGCGCTGGTGCGCCGGGGCGTAGAGGCGCTTGGCGGCAAGGGTGGGGGCGGCCGCCCCGACATGGCGCAGGGCGGCGGGCCGGACGGGTCCGCAGCCGGGGCCGCGATCGCCGCGGTCCGCTCCGCTATCGAGGAAGCGGTTTCGGCCTGA
- the recA gene encoding recombinase RecA, which yields MAAELKLVEKESNVDRQKALDAALAQIDRAFGKGSAMKLGQKEAMQVEAISTGSLGLDIALGVGGLPRGRVIEVYGPESSGKTTLALHVIAEAQKNGGTAAFVDAEHALDPVYAKKLGVDIDELVVSQPDTGEQALEITDTLVRSNAIDVLVVDSVAALVPRAEIEGEMGDSHVGLQARLMSQSLRKLTGSISRSKTMVIFINQLRMKIGVMYGNPETTTGGNALKFYASVRLDIRRIGQIKDRDEIVGNSTRVKVVKNKVAPPFKQVEFDIMYGQGISKIGEILDLGVKAGIVEKSGSWFSYDSIRIGQGRENAKQYLKDNPEVCDRLEAAIRGRTDEVAEEMMTGPDADD from the coding sequence ATGGCGGCGGAACTGAAGCTGGTTGAGAAGGAAAGCAACGTGGACCGTCAAAAGGCACTCGATGCCGCGCTCGCGCAGATCGATCGTGCGTTCGGCAAGGGCTCGGCGATGAAGCTGGGCCAGAAGGAAGCGATGCAGGTGGAGGCGATCTCTACCGGATCGCTGGGACTCGATATCGCGCTGGGCGTCGGCGGCTTGCCGAGAGGCCGCGTGATCGAGGTCTACGGGCCGGAAAGCTCGGGCAAGACCACGCTGGCGCTGCACGTCATTGCCGAAGCGCAGAAGAACGGCGGCACCGCGGCGTTCGTCGATGCCGAACATGCGCTCGACCCCGTCTATGCCAAGAAGCTGGGCGTCGATATCGACGAACTGGTCGTGTCGCAGCCCGATACCGGGGAGCAGGCGCTGGAAATTACCGACACGCTGGTGCGATCCAATGCGATCGACGTGCTCGTGGTCGATTCGGTCGCCGCGCTGGTTCCGCGGGCTGAGATCGAGGGCGAAATGGGCGACAGCCATGTCGGCCTGCAGGCCCGGCTGATGTCGCAGTCGCTGCGCAAGCTGACCGGTTCGATCAGCCGTTCGAAGACCATGGTGATCTTCATCAACCAGCTGCGGATGAAGATCGGCGTGATGTACGGCAACCCGGAAACCACCACTGGCGGCAATGCGCTGAAGTTCTACGCCAGCGTGCGGCTCGACATTCGCCGGATCGGGCAGATCAAGGATCGCGACGAGATCGTCGGCAACTCGACCCGGGTGAAAGTGGTCAAGAACAAGGTCGCTCCGCCGTTCAAGCAGGTCGAATTCGATATCATGTATGGCCAGGGCATCTCGAAGATCGGCGAGATTCTCGATCTCGGGGTCAAGGCCGGGATCGTCGAGAAATCGGGCAGCTGGTTCAGCTACGATTCGATCCGCATCGGCCAGGGCCGCGAAAACGCCAAGCAGTATCTCAAGGACAATCCCGAAGTTTGCGACAGGTTGGAAGCCGCGATCCGCGGCCGGACCGACGAAGTCGCCGAGGAGATGATGACGGGTCCGGACGCGGACGATTGA
- a CDS encoding N-formylglutamate amidohydrolase, whose protein sequence is MNGQRSASDPGGTVFGGAIPGTGAGEPAFELHLPADTPIPVLVAAPHAGRVYPPDLYEYMRDPGYSAPRLEDRHVDILAREIAAATGAGLLVAHAPRAMLDLNRACDDVDWSMVRGPAPGPVRHSLHNRRSRSGLGLVPRRLGGLGEIWKGPIARAELDARIAQIHRPYHRALAGALDSLRDRWGAALLLDLHSMPPLRPRVPGDRPAEFVVGDRFGAACDHALSAQALAYLARCDRRAAHNRPYAGGYILDRHAAPRRGLHAIQLELCRTTYLDAAFAEPSARAPAIVRLLTGLVRELGDAVAALGRGTAQPLAAE, encoded by the coding sequence ATGAACGGTCAGCGATCTGCGTCGGATCCGGGGGGCACCGTGTTCGGCGGGGCGATCCCGGGAACCGGCGCGGGCGAGCCCGCTTTCGAGCTGCACTTGCCCGCGGACACGCCGATTCCCGTGCTCGTGGCGGCTCCGCACGCGGGCAGGGTCTATCCGCCGGACCTGTACGAATATATGCGCGATCCCGGATACAGCGCGCCGCGGCTGGAGGATCGCCATGTCGACATCCTGGCGCGCGAGATCGCCGCGGCCACCGGCGCGGGCCTCCTCGTCGCCCATGCACCGCGCGCCATGCTCGACCTCAACCGTGCCTGCGACGACGTCGACTGGTCGATGGTGCGCGGGCCGGCGCCCGGCCCCGTGCGCCATTCGCTGCACAACCGGCGGTCGCGCAGCGGGCTGGGGCTGGTGCCCCGGCGGCTCGGCGGGCTGGGTGAAATCTGGAAGGGGCCGATCGCACGGGCCGAACTGGACGCGCGGATCGCGCAGATCCATCGGCCCTACCATCGGGCGCTGGCCGGCGCGCTGGATAGCCTGCGCGACCGCTGGGGGGCGGCGCTGCTGCTCGATCTGCATTCGATGCCGCCGCTGAGGCCCAGGGTTCCGGGCGATCGGCCGGCGGAATTCGTCGTCGGCGACCGCTTCGGCGCGGCCTGCGATCACGCGCTGTCGGCGCAGGCCCTGGCCTACCTGGCGCGGTGCGACCGGCGCGCGGCGCACAATCGCCCCTATGCCGGCGGGTATATCCTCGATCGCCATGCCGCCCCGCGGCGCGGCCTGCACGCCATCCAGCTGGAGCTGTGCCGCACGACCTATCTCGACGCGGCTTTCGCCGAGCCTTCGGCGCGGGCGCCGGCGATCGTCCGCCTGCTGACCGGCCTGGTGCGCGAACTGGGCGATGCGGTCGCGGCGCTGGGGCGCGGCACCGCGCAGCCGCTGGCCGCCGAATAG
- a CDS encoding NADP-dependent isocitrate dehydrogenase: protein MQKIQVKNPIVELDGDEMTRIIWEWIRERLILPYLDVDLKYYDLSIQKRDETDDQITIDAANAIKEHGVGVKCATITPDEARVEEFGLKKMWVSPNGTIRNILGGVVFREPIVIDNVPRLVPGWTDPIVVGRHAFGDQYRAKDTLIPGKGKLRLVFEGENGENIDIDVFEFPSSGVAMAMYNLDDSIRDFARASMNYGLDRGWPVYLSTKNTILKKYDGRFKDLFQEVFDNEFKDKFDEAGITYEHRLIDDMVASALKWSGKFVWACKNYDGDVQSDTVAQGFGSLGLMTSVLMTPDGKTVEAEAAHGTVTRHYRQHQEGKATSTNPIASIFAWTRGLMYRGKFDGTPDVVRFAETLEKVCINTVEGGQMTKDLALLIGPGQNWLTTEQFFEAIVTNLETEMANWK from the coding sequence ATGCAGAAAATCCAGGTCAAGAACCCCATCGTCGAACTCGACGGCGACGAAATGACGCGCATCATCTGGGAATGGATCCGCGAGCGGCTGATCCTTCCCTATCTCGACGTGGATCTGAAATACTATGACCTGTCGATCCAGAAGCGCGACGAAACCGACGACCAGATCACGATCGACGCGGCCAACGCGATCAAGGAACACGGCGTCGGCGTGAAGTGCGCCACGATCACGCCGGACGAGGCGCGGGTCGAGGAATTCGGGCTCAAGAAGATGTGGGTCAGCCCCAATGGCACGATCCGCAACATCCTGGGCGGCGTGGTTTTCCGCGAACCGATCGTGATCGACAACGTGCCGCGGCTGGTCCCCGGCTGGACCGATCCGATCGTCGTGGGCCGCCATGCCTTCGGCGACCAGTATCGCGCCAAGGACACGCTGATCCCCGGCAAGGGCAAGCTGCGGCTGGTGTTCGAAGGGGAAAACGGCGAGAACATCGATATCGACGTGTTCGAATTCCCCAGCTCGGGCGTCGCCATGGCGATGTACAACCTCGACGATTCGATCCGCGACTTCGCCCGCGCTTCGATGAACTACGGCCTCGATCGCGGCTGGCCGGTCTACCTGTCGACCAAGAACACGATCCTCAAGAAGTACGATGGCCGCTTCAAGGACCTGTTCCAGGAAGTGTTCGACAACGAATTCAAGGACAAGTTCGACGAAGCCGGCATCACTTACGAACATCGCCTGATCGACGACATGGTTGCATCGGCGCTCAAGTGGAGCGGCAAGTTCGTCTGGGCCTGCAAGAACTACGACGGCGACGTGCAGTCCGACACGGTGGCCCAGGGCTTCGGCTCGCTCGGCCTGATGACCAGCGTGCTGATGACGCCCGACGGCAAGACCGTGGAGGCCGAAGCCGCGCACGGCACCGTCACCCGCCACTATCGCCAGCACCAGGAAGGCAAGGCGACCAGCACCAATCCCATCGCCAGCATTTTCGCCTGGACCCGCGGGCTGATGTACCGCGGCAAGTTCGACGGCACGCCCGACGTGGTGCGCTTCGCCGAAACGCTGGAGAAAGTCTGCATCAACACGGTCGAGGGCGGCCAGATGACCAAGGACCTGGCGCTGCTGATCGGCCCGGGCCAGAACTGGCTGACGACCGAGCAGTTCTTCGAAGCGATCGTGACCAATCTCGAAACCGAGATGGCGAACTGGAAGTGA